AGACCCAGGATGGGGCGTGTTGTGGGGGCGGAGCCTGTCTGAGGACGGCCCACACCGTCCAGGCCTATCCGACAAATGAGAGGGCGGGGCCACTGGGACAGATTCAAACCAAAGGAGGCGGAGATTGATTTAGCCGGGCCTGGGAGAGGAAACCACGCAGCGATAGGCAGAAGTTGTGCGATTGGCAGGCGGAAGGCTCTGCGTTTAATTTCCATTGAGAAACGCTGTTTAGACTGCAGAATCATAAGGTTCGGAGGAGAGATGGTGCAAGGTGAGATCGTAACCTCGGGAAACAGGATTTGTGTGAGAGCACCTGTGAACTGCAATTGCAAAGCAGAGTTTGTGTCCGTGggtggaattaaaaattaattgccagcctgagcaagaacaagcaagaccccatctctactaaaaatggaaagatcAGCCGTgcgtagtggcgggcacctgtagtcccagctactcgggaggctgagacaagatttctcaaacccaagaatttgaagttgctgtgagctatgatgcacagcactctacctagggcgatggagtgaaactgtcttaaaaaataaaaattaattggggtgggaccttggtgtgtgccacaccttttgggggcaagacacgattttaagagtgactttacctaacaaatgcaatcagtgtaacctggtttcttgtaccctcaatgaatccccaacaataaaaaataaataaataaaatgaattggcCAGCTGCTCAAGACTGAAAGTACTAAGTATCCTCAGGAAGCAGGGTTTTGGTAGTTTAGCTCCCTAAACCACCAATGAAATAGTTGAATTTAACGGCATAATAGTTGTAACACTGATAATTGAACGACAGAATGATTTTCCAATGGAAGAGAATAAAGGCTAGGTAGGCGGAGCGCTCTGGAGGGACAGACTCACCTGTAGACCAATGGTCACGCTAATTCCAGTAAGTAGGCGTGCCCCTTAGCTGAGCGGCAGACCTAAAGAACCAGTGATCGACGTGACGTTTGAGCCGCGACCAACCGGAAGAGCAGGTTCTACTGGAGAAGCGCTAGGGGGCGGGAAGAGGGCAGGTGGGCGGATCTCCGCACACCCCGGCGGAAGAGGCAGATTCAGGAAGCCATTACGCAGCTGGCTAGCAGCGGCCGGGCCGGTTGAGGCTGGGCCCTACGCACTTTGCGTAGCGAGGGGGGTTACCAGAGGCCTAGTGCTTAGCTTTGAGCAAGCCCAGCCTATCCCCTGTGGGGGGGTGGATGAGggctgaggctgaggaagaagagaaggggaaTTGGGGCCGGTTGAGGGGgttatcatttctttaaaaagaggggaggggagaggccatGGCCGTCCCAGCCAAGAAGAGGAAGATGAACTTCTCTGAGCGGGAGGTGGAGATCATCGTGGAGGAGCTGGAGCTGAAGAAGCATCTGCTGGTGAACCACTTTAATGCTGGTGTCCCTCTGGCTGCCAAGAGTGCGGCTTGGCACAGCATCCTGAGAAGGGTCAACGCTGTGGCCACCTGCCGCAGGGAGCTGCCTGAGGTCAAGAAGAAGTGGTCTGACCTCAAGACTGAGGTCCGTCGCAAGGTTGCCCAGGTCCGGGCTGCCGTGGAGGGTGGAGAGGCACCGGGGCCCGCTGAGGAGGATGGAGCTGGTGGGCCTGGGAcaggtggtggcagtggtggcggTGGCCCAGCTGTAGCCCCTGTACTGCTGACCCCCATGCAACAACGCATCTGCAACCTTCTGGGTGAGGCCACCATCATCAGCCTGCCCAGTACCACTGAGATCCATCCTGTGGCCCTTGGACCCACAGCCACTGCAGCTGCAGCCACGGTCACCCTGACACAGAGTGAGTGACCTCTCCTGCCCAGTCAGTGTGCATAAATGGGAAGGGTCAGCAAGCTCTGGGATGGCCTGGGGAAGGTTGGCTGCCAAGGGTCAATGGCCAGATGTCGGTCTTGGAAGACCATGAGTCCTTCCAAGAGTGCCCCAGATAGAATTGATCTTGTTCTCTTTGCGATTTCCTCAGCACTTGGTCTGGACTCTGCTGGATAGCTCTCTATTGTATGTTGCCACCATGTTTATCCATAACTTACCTCCACTTGCTGAACTGTGTGGTCCTTGAAGACAGAGACCATGCCTGTGTCCCCACAAGGGGCTACTAGTAGGCAGCCAGGACATACCTGTTGAATAGATCAATGGGAATAATAATGCTCAAGTGAGACAAGCATCCTGGACAAAGACTTTCTGTGTTTTCAGCGCAGCAGACATTCATCAGGCACTGCTAGGGAACCTTATGCTTCTTGATGTTAATCTCCACATTCGTTCATCAAACATTAGCACTTATTCTGTGCCAAACGCTGAATTGGGCACTGGGATTCCCAAGTTGTCTAAAATGTAGGGCAGTTATTTCTAGTAGGACAAATAAGATACATATATGAATAGCTATCAGTTGGGAAAACCTAAGGACTCAGAAGAAGAAGGGGGCTCCCTGATGGGCACAAAGGGTAGAGAAGTCTGGCATCACGGAGGCCAAACACTTAGGATCCCTTCAAAAGTTCTCAGCTATGAATGACAACAGAACTATGGATGTTTTAGTTCGGAGAAGGGTTTGTATCAGTGACAGCTACCTTTGCTCTTCTGTGATAACTGTGAACTGGATCAATCTAACTCTTGATGAGGCTTGGGGGCATGTGTGAGTGCCATCCTCCTGCAATGTCATATTTCTCAAGTATATATTCAGCTGGGAAAAGGGGGCTAAAAATGTGCCTCAGTCAGGTGCTGTTCTGGAACAGGAAAGACATATAGGTATCACATTGTCCAACGTGgtcaaagagagaaagggagacatTTACTAGCACTTTCGTTGCTGCTGTCCTGCTCCCACCTCCTTTTCTGCTTGGCCAGAGGGTATGTGGAAGTCAAGAAAGCATCAAAGAGGGTAGGACTGGTGCAGCTGCAAAGGCTTGTGTGGAGTCCCACCTAAAATACCTGCTTCATACCAGCGCTGCGAGACCTGCCTCCAAGGTGCCTTAGCTAGAAACAGCCCAGCAGGGTGATTATGAGCACTTTGGCTCTCGTGTTAGGGAGACCTGGGTTTGCTTCCTGGCTCTGCTGAATGAGTTCTGTGACCTTAGGCAGGTAACTCCGGTTTCTCAGTCCATTTACTCATCTCTGAAAATGGAGATGACAGAACCTACCTCTTGGTGTCATTATAAGGATTCGTCACGTTAACAAGTACACGGTGCCTAGTGCATAGAAAGTGTTTAACATTCTTGCTTGTGTTATTAGCATCTTTGTTTTTGCTAGATCTGGGGCTGACCTTTTGGTTACCAAGTATATTAAAATTCTTAACCTGTTAGAGTCTAGATTTATACATGAATAGCTACACAGCCAGGGGAGGCCTGAATTTCCCTTTATCTCCCTCTAGGACAGGGCTTGacagcctcctccccaccccacacagcCAGTTTCATTCCTTCCAGAAAGTTGACCCACCTTGGCCCTTGTTCTTTCTTCCCTGTAGTCCCTACCGAGACAGCCTATCACACGCTGGAGGAGGGAGTGGTGGAGTACTGCACAGAGGCACCCCCACCCTTGCCAGCCGAGGCCCCCGTGGAGATGATGGCCCAGCACGCAGACACATCTGTCAAGCCACAGGCGCTCAAGAGTCGTATCGCCCTCAACTCTGCCAAGCTGATACAGGAGCAGCGGGTCACCAATCTGCATGTGAAGGAGATTGCCCAGCACCTGGAGCAGCAAAACGACTTGCTGCAGATGATCCGCAGGTCCCAGGAAGTGCAGGCCTGTGCCCAGGAGCGCCAGGCCCAGGCCATGGAGGGTACCCAGGCAGCCCTGAGTGTCCTCATCCAGGTCCTCCGGCCCATGATCAAAGATTTCCGCCGCTACCTGCAGAGCAATACACCCAACCCGGCTCCTGCCTCTGACCCTGGACAGGTGGCCCAGAACGGACAGCCGGACAGCATCATCCAGTGAGGGCAGAGGTGGAGCCAGCCTTCTGCTGTGATTGGATGAAACCTCTGTGGTCTTGTAAGTGGGTTCTGTGATTGGCCTTAGGCTGGCCACTTGAACAGCTCCCTCTCTGACAAACATTTAGGGGTCTACTGTTTCTGAAAAGGAGACTGCGAAAAGGAACTTGTTGGGCTCCTGGGACGAACTCTCTTCCTCCCACTACTTGAGTTGCCTTGCTAGATCCAGAAAATTGGTTAGCTGGGGTCACACATGCGTGTGATGGGACACATGTTGTCGTGAGCCAGGGCTTGCAACATGACCCAGACTTGGTCTAGAAGAACTGTAAAGAACAATTGGCTGTCACTGGCAGCCGAGTCACAGCTGGGAACTGTTCTGAGCTGACCCACCAAGGTGCCATGTGTTTGAGTAAGATAATGTCAGTTGTGCTGGAAGCTGGGCAATAATATCTTCCTCCCTTGGGAGGCAGCATTGACTGAGCCTGAGGAGGAAATACCACCTTTTTCtcctcactgtgcctcagttcTCAGGGGACTCTAATTATTGCTGTgttctcctcccaccccacccagcccagccccagcacaGCACAAGCCCTTGTTAGTGCCCTGGGATGCCTCTGCAATACACCAAGTACGCAGCCAGCCTTGTGCAGGAATGCTGTGTGTGGTGGATATGGTTTAGCCACTCTCTGGTCTTCCACAGCTTCTCTGGACGGCCCTTTGGTGGTTTACCCCTAGAGCTATTGAATTTTAGAGAAGGCAAACCAGCGTGGAAGCTTGTTGTCCCATTGCAGTGGGTGTATGGTGGGACCTACATGGCTTTTTTCCAGAAGGTTTGCTTTAAGCCAGTTGTATTTATTCTGTACAAGAACCCCTCCTGGGAGGACCTGCAGAAGGGCACTGTGTGGCCatgcccttcctcccttcctctctgtgcTAACTCCACATTTCTAAaattcaatgcaaaaaaaaaagccctgctgAGCATCACAGCCTGGACTTTTCTCCCTTGCCACATGATTCAGTGCCTCGTGTTCTTGTAAGACACCCTCTGACTGGCTGAGTGAATCTGAAGCCATGATTGACCCTGAATGTAGGAGGTAAGAGAGGTGAAATTGACCTAAAAAGTGGGACCCTTTGAATTCTTGCTCTGGGAGGAGCAGACAGAGCCTTGGAGTGCTGTAGGAGGTGCTGTCCCTGTTTCATCTTTATACTTTCTCCGCTATGGTTTGTAAGGATTTTACCCAGGTGGCATTTGTCTGTTTCATTTTCAGACTCACCACTGATTACTGAGACCCTTGCATCTACCCAGATCGTTTGCCACGTTTGCCGTTTTGCTGCTGGTGCCTTGGCCACATGTGGCTGATGGTTACAACTTGAGGCTCCAGATCTCAGCTAGAAGATGCTGTCCTTCTGGGCACAGATGTTTAGAATTGCTCAGCTCTGCTATTGCGATCACAGGAAGATGCCCCCAAAGGCAATTGGGAGGTGACTGCTGTTCCTTTGACCTCTTTGTGGAGGCACATGCATAGTGCCAGATCCAGGGACTTGGAGAGGGATTGGACCCAGTGGGGGGAGCTAGGTGGTAGAAGGAAAGCCCTTCTCAAACTGGCTGGAAAAGAACAGTCCTAGAGCCCCAGTGGCCCCAGAGAGCCCCCATGGCCCCAGCAGTCACGTTCGAGGATTTGTGACTTGGTTTGGTTTTTCTCTGGGGTTGGAAATCTGAGCCAATATTGTGTCTGTTCCATTGGGGTATAAAGAGGAAGCCTGGATCACTTAAACTGACTAGTTCTTTCCAGgtgataattttaaattaaagaaataatcacTTTTTAATACACGCATCTCTGTGTCTTTATTTACTGGTTAAATATAGAAGAAAGCAGGGCTGCTGGACTATGGCCCACAGACCAAATCTGAGCCCCACCAACTATTTTTGTAAGTAAAagtttattagaacacagccacacccatttgtttatgaatCTATGGCTTTTTCTGTATGTGTACCACAAGAGCAGACTTGAGCAGTTAAAAACAGAAACTTCAGGCCCACAAAGGCAAAAGTATTCTCTCTACTCTACAAGTCTGACTGTTCCGGGTAGTTCAGTCTCCAGAGAAAATTACCTGGGTGTTTGTTAAACATACCCAGTCCCAGGATTCAACCCAAACCTGATTCCCGGAGGGAGAATCCCAAGAATATGCATTgtaggcttagtgcctgtagctcaatgattagggcaccagccacatgcattggggctggtgggttcaaacacagcccaggcctgctaaacaaaccaaagaaatagccaggcattgtggtgggtgtctgtagttccagctactcgggaggctgaggcgagagaattgcttgagcccaggagtttgaggtttctttgagctatgacaccatggcactccaccaagggtgacaaaatgagactctgtcttaataataatATGCATTGTAAACAAACTCTCTGAGTGACTGTAATACTTCCTGAAGGTTAAGAATCTTGGCTTAGACACTGGAAGATGTAAATTCATCTGGAATCCAGATCCTGCTCTGGAATAATTTGTTCAGGAGTTTCTGCTAAGCAGGAAGTTCTGCCAAGCAGAGAAGCTCATTTGCGTAAGATATGTCTTCCTTCTGGAGTGATCTCAGCCTTCCCACATGTCATCATCATTCTCACCAGTATTTACTAATAATGAAAACTGACAATCCTTGAACTCTTAGTCTGTCCAGGCCTTGAAAGCATCTCACAGACTCTGTGCAATGGCCCCAGGAAGTAGGTGCTAATATTGTTCTTAGTCTACAGATGAGGACACCTCAAATCAAGAGATTAAACATTTTGCCTCAAGTTACACAGCTACTGTATTCTGCAGGGTTGCCCAAGCTCTTAGCTACTGtgcttaactcttttttttttttttttttgtagagacagagtctcactttatagccctcggtagagtgccatggcatcacacagctcacagcaacctccaactcctgggcttaagggattctcttgcctcagcctcccgagtagctgggactacaggtgcccgccacaacgcccagctattttttggttgcagttcagccggggccgagtttgaacccgccaccctcagcatatggggccggcgccttaccaactgagccacaggcgccgcccatctcttAACTACTCTGACCTTGTTGCCAGTGAATTTGATGTCCCCAGAGTTGGTTCAAAGTCTGACATTGATGAGTTTCTAGGTCAAAGGAGATCTAGAGGGAGTTCATATTCCCCTTAGCCTTTAAAAGGAAATGCAGTGACCTCTCTTTATTCTTTTACaggttttgaatttatttatactAAGAGTGAAGAGAGGATGATTTCACAGGAGTAAACCCCCATGGCACAGATGGCACTGTTGGAGAACTGTTCTTATATCAGGGTGATTTATGGAGGCCCTTATTGAATCatcaaaggtttttcttttttctttttttgagatagagtctcactttgttacccttggtagaatgctatggtgtcacagttcacagcaatctcaaacttttgggctcaagcaatcctctgcctcagcttcccaagtagctggggctacatgtgcctgccacaattcctggctatttttagagatggggtctcactcttgctcaggctggtctcacgctcctgagcttaggcaatccacccatctcggcctctcagagtgctaggattacaggtgtgagccactgcgtgcatagggttgtttgttttgttttgttttgttttgcagtttttggccagggttgccgtttggccggggcccccaccttcagcatatggggccggcgccctactcctttgagccacaggcgccacccctattttgtttttttgagacagagtctccctttgacACCCTTAGAAGAGTGCTGCGTTCAAAtccagacctggccaaactgcaacaaaaaaatagccgggcattgtggcgggcgcctgtagtcccagttgctggggaggctgaggcaggagaatcggggaagcccaagagctagaggttgctgtgagtctgtgacgtcatggcactctaccaagggcggtaaagtgagactttgtctctacaaaaaaaaaaaagaaaaaagaagagtgctgtggcgtcttagctcacagcaacctccaactctctggctctagcaattctcttgtctcagcctcccaagtaggtgggaccacaggtgcccgccacaacacccggctatttttagagatggggtctcgctctggctcaggctggtctcaaactcttgtgcttaggcaattcacctgtctcagcctcccaagtgctgggattacaccgtgagccaccacgcccagctttattttattttatttttttgtaatacaGGAATCCTTCAAACTGCTGAAGCTTACTACTTTAAGCATTTaaactttttacattttaaaccaCTTTggcatggcttggcacccatagcacagtggttatggcaccagccacatacaccgaagttggtgggtttgagcctgggctgggccagctaaaataacaatgacaattgcaacaaaaaatagttgggcgttgtggcaggcacctgtggtccagctacttgggaggctgaggcaagagaatcgcttaagcccaagagtttgaggttgctgtgagctgtagctccatggcattctacgagggtgacatagtgggactctgtctaaaataaataaataacaaaataaataaaccactttGGCGGAGCCATTCAAAAAGGTGTGCTTTGTAAGCTATTTTACCCACCCATGCTTTCTTCAGTAGGGTTTGCCCAATAGGTCCAAGAGGTAGTTCTGTCACATGAAAAGCGTCTGTGCTTGAGAGTCAGGCCGGTTTGGGCTTGAGGTCCAGCTCCACATCCTTGTCACTGTGTCCCCTAACCCTTCTGCATCTTAGTTCTGTTAGGTAGATATTTAGGATTCCGGCTCTCCTAGGGAAAAAGGACAAGAGCCTCCCAAGGGCCCCCCCACCTCTGTGCTGGCCCACCTTAATCCTGTTGCAAGTTACAGCCCACACCTGGGGGAAGAGGGAACACCCTACAAATCTGCTAATCAGAACTTATTGTGCCAACTGCAAAAGATTGCTGAGGGTTCTCTAGCCCACAGGCCAAGCTGCATAGGTACAGTGGAGTCTAGAAAGTGACCTGGAACGAccttaaggctaattatcatgtcattagcttaaatctacatggCGGTTCCCACCTCTACTGAGCTTTCAGGGAGGCTTAGGGGAGGTCCACATATGCAGTAAGACTCAGTGGTCCAagggtgacctctgaaccatgaggtGGACCCAatctgccgggagccaaaacatatcacaaaaatgccccttgctgggcggcgcctgtggctcagtgagtagggcgccagccccatatgccgagggtggcgggttcggacccagccccggccaaactgcaaccaaaaaatagccgggcgttgtggcgggcgcctgtagtcccagctgctcgggaggctgaggcaggagaatcgcttaagcccaggagctggaggttgctgtgagccgtgtgacgccacggcactctacccgagggcggtacagtgagactctgtctctacaaaaaaaaaataaaaaaaataaataaataaaaaatgccccttgctagcttgattttacgagcaaactattctcaggaattcaaccataaacagcaacggtactttccccttgcatatctcctcaaaaatgcaccccccgccttagggtccttctcctagtaattttcccgaaactagccccctccccgccctgctaggaatagcccttagttacttcctcgtttgaatgcttataagcccagctgaaaaataaactcttcggagcttgatcagactcttgacttgctctcattctttcgtgtctcttgtcccctcattcgactgacccctttgtttcccaggtccccgttgaattccccgcgggccggggcacaATCCAGACAGTATTAAATAGGACCTCAGACCATAACCAAAGGATTTTGTTGTGACAGGGGACCCATTCATTGTCTACAGTGAATGTATCTTACTCtggaaatctattttttttttttttaagagacagagtctcacctgggtagagtgctatagcatcacagctcacagcaacctccgactcctggatttaggtgattctcttgcctcagccttccagcgccaagtagctgggactataggcgcctgccacaacgcccggctatttttttgttgcagtttggccaggtctggatttgaactcaccaccctcggtatatggggctggcgccctactcactgagccacaggcaccacctgtaaaTCTATtttttgctcttgctctgtaaacctgtctttctcttcctcaataaactttgcttCACGCTTTCCTGGCTTTTGTGGGTCAGATCATTCTTCAGCCACGAGCATACTAAGAACTGAGCCGAGAGACAACTGGGTGATGAcaaataatagtacctacttgaCTGGGGTGTTCTGAGAATGGATGGCAACAATAGCTACCACATATCTAAGCACCGCGTGTATGAACTCTTTGCATGAAATCACATGTGTGAGATACTTAGCATGTGCCTAGGACATAGTGCATGCTCAGGAAACACTGACTGTTACTCCAAAGTGATTAACTGTTGAGCCTTTTCCTGAAGTCACAATGGGAGCTTTTATGGTTTGAGCCATACAAATGATACGACCCCAGAAACTGGAAGGTGGCTGGGTGCAGGGAGGACAGAGTAGGCAGACTCCAGGCGGGTTGGAGGCCTGGAAATCCACGCCAGACCAGGAAAGAACTGACTGGCAGAAGGCGCTGGCTGCAAGTGCCCTGAAAGAGGTGAATTGTGCAAGTTGCCAAGTGCTGAGCGGAGCTGGAGATAGAGATCGCTGAGCTTCCGGGTGTCCCAGCAGTCCATTAAGATAAGAAGCCAAACGAAAGTAACGGTCATTTCTGTAATCACTCACTGCCATAGTAGAAGCAGGATGAGAAACCGCCAGCTCGCCTAGAGTTCCATTTTGCCCCCATGAGACAGCACCAAGTGAGGGTCAGATGTATTGAAGATGTGGAGATCATCTCTGTGCTGCGGACGGTCTCCTCAGCAGAAAATAAGGCTCCTGGTACTTTTCATGGAATCCTTCAAAACCCTGAAGTCAGGGCTGGGGACAAGAGGGGgtaaaggctgagagaagaaaAGTACTGAGAATAAAGTGCCTTCAAGATTCCTCCTGCTCCACACAGGAGGTCCTGGCAGAGCCACCTGGAGAATGTTTCAGGTGAGGGCCCCAATAGAGGCTGCCCCCTGTACAGGCACCTGGAcagggactgcaggtgtgtgtggGAGCTTGGCCTGCTCACTGGCTGTACCCTACTCTGGTGTGGCTAGGGCAGCTCCCTCCACTTCTTACCCCCAGCCCCCATCAAAGCTTGCCAGGTAAACCCTTTGTAATCACTATGGTTGGGCCCCAAAGAGCACACACAGATTTGTGCCCAAGAGCTGGACCCTCACAAGTAAGTGCTGGGTCTTCAAAGCCAGCCTATCTCTTGCTGACTGTGCCCTGGGATGGGATTATCTAATTCCTCCCAGCCTTGGCTTCTTTGTCTAAAAGTCCTTCTCTCATAGGTCAGTGGGAGAAATTACCAGGTTGTAACTCACAGAACACTTAACACAGTGGCTGACACATAACAGATGCCCAGTAACAGTAGTTGTTTGTTTCTATCCTCTTTTGCTATGCAACAAATCA
This region of Nycticebus coucang isolate mNycCou1 chromosome 2, mNycCou1.pri, whole genome shotgun sequence genomic DNA includes:
- the NAIF1 gene encoding nuclear apoptosis-inducing factor 1, producing MAVPAKKRKMNFSEREVEIIVEELELKKHLLVNHFNAGVPLAAKSAAWHSILRRVNAVATCRRELPEVKKKWSDLKTEVRRKVAQVRAAVEGGEAPGPAEEDGAGGPGTGGGSGGGGPAVAPVLLTPMQQRICNLLGEATIISLPSTTEIHPVALGPTATAAAATVTLTQIPTETAYHTLEEGVVEYCTEAPPPLPAEAPVEMMAQHADTSVKPQALKSRIALNSAKLIQEQRVTNLHVKEIAQHLEQQNDLLQMIRRSQEVQACAQERQAQAMEGTQAALSVLIQVLRPMIKDFRRYLQSNTPNPAPASDPGQVAQNGQPDSIIQ